The Nicotiana sylvestris chromosome 6, ASM39365v2, whole genome shotgun sequence genomic sequence catcgtctatgaatctctttctgatttttgttacttttcttatttcttctttcagttctaataatgtggacttaaataacatgacatgcttgcggagttcatgcccagatcctaacaTGCTGTCTGATtgcgaaataatgaatcaagaaccagaaTATTATGAAGatgaagcttttagggaaataaatcgagaattgaaataatttgagaataagtctaagccaaacttaaataaaattgagccagttaatttgggtagttcagaagaggtccaggaaaccatgataagcattcacactgatGAAAGGACTAGGGATGCATTAATCTaacttttgttcgaattcaaagatgtatttgtctggtcctatgatgatatgccaggactgAGTGTTGATTTAGTGGTGCACAAATTGCCAACTTACCCTGATTACCCCTCggtcaaaaaaaaataaagaaagttcaaaaccgacatcagtgacaagatcaaagaagaagtcaccaaacaaTTAAAAGCAGatgtgatccgagtggtccgatacaccacatggctaGCTAATGTGGTCccggtgccaaagaaagatgggaaaacccgagtgtgtgttgactatcgagatctgaacaaagcaagccccaaggacaacttcccattaccaaacatccacatccttgttaacaattgtgccaaacatgagatacagtcttttgtggattgttatgctgggtatcatcaggtcttgatggatgaagaagatgcagaaaagacagctttcaccaccccttggggtacttactattacagggtcatgccttttggtttgaagaatgctggggaaacttacatgagAGTTATGATTGTCATCTTTCATGACATGTTGCatcaagaaatcgaggtgtatgtggatgatgtgatcattaaatcaAGAATGCGGGACGACCATGTTcaggatctgagaaagttctttgagcatttgcgtaagtatgacttgaagttaaatccggctaagtgtgcatttggagtacCATCCGGGAAACTTTTGGGGTTTGTAGTTAGTCGAAGGGGCATCGAGGTAgaacaaacaaaaataaagtctattcgggatttgcctcctttgagaaccaagaaagaggttatgagtctgttgggaaggttgaactacatcaacagattcattgctcagttgacttccacatgtgaacccatatttaagttgttgaagaaagatgcggcgattagatGGATAGATGAGTGTTgggaagctttcgacaaaatcaaagaatatttgttaAATCCGCAAGTCGTGGTCCCACCCGAACCTGGAAGGCCTTTGTTCTTATATTTGATAGTCTTGGATAATTCCTTTGGGTGTGTtctcgggcaacacgatgtgaccgggaagaaagaacaagccatatacCACTTGAGCAAGAAGTTAATTAGTTATGAAGACAAATACTCTTGGTTGGAAAAAACTTGTTGCATCCTGACTTGGGTTGCTCAAAAGtttaggcattacttgttggcctacaccaTCTACCTCAAAACCAGattggaccctttgaagtacatatttcaaaaTTCGATGCCCatgggaaggttagcaaaatggcaaatcctgctcaccgagttcgacatagtctatgtcacccgcacagCAATGAAAGCTCAAGCCTTGGCATATCACttagctgagaatcctattgatgatgaATATTagcctttgagtacttactttccggacgaggaagtaaattcagttgaggtaattCCAGAGGACATTAattcttggaaaatgttcttcgatggagctgtcaatgcaaaaggtgtcgggattggggAAATTTTCATTTcgcccactggtcagcactatccaacCATAGCCCAGCTTCGGTTTTTTTGCATGAACAACACttccgagtatgaagcctgcattatgggcatgaacatggcaatcgatcaggatatggaagaattgttaatcatgggagattctgacaTGATTATCCGACGggctcaaggtgaatgggaaactcgggatgtcaagcttctTCCATACAGGCAACATGTAGAAGATCTTAGCAAACGGTTCAAATCCGTCGAGTTCATGTACATTCCTTggtttcacaatgagttagccgaTGCACTAGCTACTTTGGCCTCAATGTTGCCGTATCCAGGTAATGTCCACATTGAcccattggaaatccaaatcccaGAAAGACATGGTTATTTCAATACAGTTGAGGTTGAACCAGATGTTcggccatggtatcatgatatcaaaagattcttgaaaacaaaagaatatcccgagcaagctagtggagaccaaaagagaactatTAGAAGGCTTGCCAGTGGCTTCTTCTTGAGTGGAGAGGtattgtacaaaaggactctagATGTAAACCTTCTAAGATGTGTGGATGCCCAAGAGGCCAAAAGAATTATGAATAAagtgcacgcaggagtgtgcgggccccatatgaatggatacgtccttgcaaagaagatccttcgagcaggttattactggatgactatggaaaaagattgcttcagttttgtccgaaAGTGTCATCGATATCAGGTACACGGTGACTTAATTCATGCATCGCCTTCCGAATTACATCCTATGTCAGCATCGTAGCTGTTCGTTGTCTGGGGTacggatgtcattgggccaatcgaaccagaagcttcaaatgggcacagattcatattagtttccattgactacttcacaaagtgggttgaagcagtcactctcaaagtcgtcactaagaaagcagtggtagattttgtgcattccaacattatctgtcattttggtattcctaaaactatcattacggacaatgctgcaaacttgaacagtcatttGACGagggaggtatgcgaacaatttaagatcacgcatcgGAACTCCACCCCTTATCGGCCTAAAGCCAATGATGTcattgaagcagcaaacaaaaacatcaagaagatcctCAGGAAAATGATCCAaagttctaggcaatggcattaaaagttgccttttgcattgttgggatatcgcacaactGTGCGCACATCAGTTGGGGCAACACCCTAtttattggtttatggcactaaagccgtaatacctgcagaagttgaaattccatctcttCGAATCATCGTTGAAACTGAGATTgaggacagtgagtgggtcaaaatccatttagaacagttgactttgattgatgaaaagcggatggtcGCAATTTGCCACgagcagttgtatcaacaaagaatggctcgtgcctacaacaagaaagtgtggCCTAGGAACT encodes the following:
- the LOC104225113 gene encoding uncharacterized protein, with product MVKFEHEDQKIVVHGEDEQSIYRDPSVLCLEDKEGSEHIVYQDFEIMVADQCEEGTLCPQTFLSNASIMVASEMIRHGYKLEKRLDASLQGITEPITLTTSKYFFGVGFQATEVDVKWDKERKNDGWVLPHPVSHIARTFLKPRYIEEEAEAFTAEEIEDICGAMRQMLYEAYMVQPGEGSSTAEVQYMGPNTKLQNWKATLFPVRQESWVMPFGLKNAGETYMRVMIVIFHDMLHQEIEVYVDDVIIKSRMRDDHVQDLRKFFEHLRKYDLKLNPAKCAFGVPSGKLLGFVPLSTYFPDEEVNSVEVIPEDINSWKMFFDGAVNAKGVGIGEIFISPTGQHYPTIAQLRFFCMNNTSEYEACIMGMNMAIDQDMEELLIMGDSDMIIRRAQGEWETRDVKLLPYRQHVEDLSKRFKSVEFMYIPWFHNELADALATLASMLPYPGNVHIDPLEIQIPERHGYFNTVEVEPDVRPWYHDIKRFLKTKEYPEQASGDQKRTIRRLASGFFLSGEVLYKRTLDVNLLRCVDAQEAKRIMNKVHAGVCGPHMNGYVLAKKILRAEVEIPSLRIIVETEIEDSEWVKIHLEQLTLIDEKRMVAICHEQLYQQRMARAYNKKVWPRNFEMGKLILRCILLHHKEAK